DNA sequence from the Pseudoduganella plicata genome:
CGGCATCATCCCGGCCGGGCTGGAGATGATGGACCGCACGTCCGTGTCCATGGTCGAGCCGTTCGTCCACGCGGGCTACGACCTGGACGCCGCCGCCATCCTGCTGTGCGAGGCGGACGGCACGGTGGAAGAGGTCGACGACGAGATCGCGCGCATGACGGCCGTACTGCGGGAGGCCGGTGCCGGCGCCATCGCCGTGTCGACAACGGAAGCGGAACGGCTGCGCTTCTGGTCGGGCCGCAAGAACGCGTTCCCGGCGGCGGGGCGCATCTCGCCGGACTACTACTGCATGGACGGCACCATCCCCCGCAAGCACCTGGCGCAGGTGCTGACGGGGATCGCGCAGATGGAAGTGAAGTACGGCCTGCGCTGCGCCAACGTATTTCATGCCGGCGACGGCAACCTGCATCCGCTGATCCTGTTCGATGCCAACCGGCCGGACGAGCTCCATCGGGCGGAGGCGTTCGGCGCCGAGATCCTGGCCCTGTGCGTGGCCGTGGGTGGCACGATCACGGGCGAACATGGCGTGGGCGTCGAGAAGATCGATTCGATGTGCGTGCAGTTCAAGCCCACCGAACTGGCGGCCTTTTTCGCCGTCAAGAAGGCGTTCGATCCGCCGATGCTGCTCAATCCCGGCAAGGCCATTCCGACGTTGCACCGCTGCGCCGAATTCGGCCGCCTGCGCGTGACGAACGGCGCGCTGCCACACGCCAACCTGCCGCGTTTCTGACATGCCCGATACGATCGAACAGTTCCGCGACCGCATCCAGGCTGCCACCGCCGCGGGCACGCCACTGCGCATCGTCGGCGGCGCCAGCAAGGACTGGTATGGCGGGCCGTTGCAGGGCGACCCGCTCGAGACGCGAGCGCACAGCGGAATCGTCGATTACGAGCCGACGGAACTGGTTGTCACGGTCCGTTGCGGCACGCCGCTGGCGCAGCTGGAAGCGCAACTGCGCGAGCACCGGCAGATGCTGGCATTCGAGCCCCCCGGTTTGACCCAGCGTCGACGATCGGCGGCGTCGTTGCCAGCGGCCTGTCCGGACCGCGCCGCGCCACGGCCGGCGCCATACGCGACTTCCTGTTGGGCGCGCAGCTGATGGACGGGAAGGGCGAGCTGCTCAACTTCGGCGGCCAGGTCATGAAGAACGTGGCCGGCTACGACGTGGCGCGGCTGCTGGCCGGGTCGATGGGCGTGCTGGGGCTCATCACGCAGGTGTCGCTGAAGGTGCTGCCGCTGCCGCTGGTCGAGACGACCTTGCGCTTCGAGCTGGACGAAATCGCCGCGCTGGCGCGCATGAACGCATGGGGCGGCCAGCCGCTGCCGCTGTCGGCCACGTGCTGGGTCGATGGCGCGCTGACGGTCCGGCTGTCCGGATCCGAACCAGCGGTGGCGGCGGCCGCGCGCAAGCTGGGCGGCGAGCCGGTGAAGGACGACCGGGCATTCTGGACGTCGCTGCGCGACCAGACCCATGCCTTCTTCGACACGGACACGCTGTGGCGCCTGGCGCTGCCGCCGGCGGCCAGCGCCCTCATTCTCGGTGGCACGCAACTGATCGAATGGGGCGGCGCGCAGCGTTGGCTCAAGGTGCCGCGCGCCGGTGCCGCCGATATCCGGCGCAGCGTCGCCGCGGCGGGCGGTCACGCGACCTTGTACCGGGCTGCGGACAAGAGCGCCGGCGCGTTCCAACCGCAGGCGCCGGCCATCGCGCGCATCCAGGAGCGGCTGCAGGCGGCATTCGACCCGGCCGGCATCTTCAACCGCGGGCGTCTGTACTGAGAGAACTCATGCAAACCAATCTCGCCGATTTCATCAAGGGCACGCCGCAGGGGGACGAAGCGGAGAGCATCCTGCGTGCCTGCGTGCACTGCGGCTTCTGTACGGCCACCTGTCCCACTTACCAATTGCTGGGCGACGAACTGGATGGCCCGCGCGGGCGCATCTACCTGATCAAGCAGGTGCTGGAAGGCGCGCCAGTGAGCGCCACCACGCAGCTGCACCTGGACCGCTGCCTGACGTGCCGCAACTGCGAAAGTACATGCCCGTCCGGCGTGCGCTATGGGCGCCTGGCCGATATCGGCCGCGATGTCGTGGAGCGCCGCGTCCGGCGCTCGCTGCCGGACCGGATCAAGCGCTACGTGCTGAAAGAGGGCATGTCGCGCAAGGCGGTGTTCACGCCGGCGTTGCGCGTCGGGCAGGTGTTGCGGCCCTTGCTGTCGCCGGCGCTGCAGGACAAGCTGCCGCCGCTGCGGCGCGCCACGCCATGGCCCACGCGCCGGCACGCACGCCGCATGCTGGTACTCGATGGCTGCGTGCAGCCGGGCATGGCACCCAATATCAATGCCGCGGCGGCGCGCGTGCTCGATGCTGTCGGCATACAGCTGTTTGCCGCGCCACGTGCCGGCTGTTGCGGCGCGCTGCGCTTTCATCTGAACGACCAGGAGGGCGGGCGCGATCACATGCGCCGCAATATCGACGCCTGGTGGCCGTACGTGGAGGAAGTCGAAGCCATCGTCATGACGGCCTCCGGCTGCGGTGCCACCGTGCGTGAATACGGCCACCTGCTGGCGCACGATCCGGTCTATGCGGAAAAGGCGGCGCGTATCTCCGCGCTGACGCGCGACCTGTCCGAGATCCTGCCCGCGTTCGAAGGGGAGCTGGCGCGGCTGGCGCAACGGCACGCCGAGCCGGTGGCGTACCACCCGCCCTGCACGCTGCAGCATGGCCAGCAGGTGCGCGGCAAGGTCGAAGGCCTGCTGCGGGCGCTGGGCCTGGAGGTGCGGCTGTGCGGCGAGTCGCACCTGTGCTGCGGCTCCGCCGGCACGTATTCGCTGCTGCACCCGGAGCTGTCGCTGCAGCTGCGCGACCGCAAGCTGGAACAGCTGGCCGACACCGGCGCCCCCCGCATCGTCTCGGCCAATATCGGCTGCATCGGCCACCTGCAATCGGGAACGCAAACGCCGGTGGAGCACTGGATCGAGCTGGTGGACCGGATGATCGGCAGCCGGTGAGGTGCCATTCCACGACGTTCAAGCTGGCGTCGACAGATTCAAGTCACGGCTGAAATCGCGCAACTCGCCGCGCAGATCCATCAAGGGCCCCAGCAAACTGGCATCCTCCCAGGCCGGCACCTTGACGAAGCCGTCGGCCCATCCTGGCACGTCTTCGGCCGGCATCGGCCGCGCAATCCCGTACCCTTGCGCCAGGTCGCAACCCAGCCGGATCAGCAGGGCGCCATGTTCGGCCGTCTCGACGCCTTCGGCAATGACGCCGCGGTTGAAGGCGCGCGCCAGGCCGATGACGGCGCTGACGAGGTGCAGGTCGTCCCGGTCCACCAGCATATTGCGCACAAAACTCTGGTCTACCTTCAAGACGTCGGCGGGCAGGCGCTTCAGGTACGCCATCGACGAGTAGCCGGTGCCGAAATCGTCCAGTGCGAAGCGGATGCCCAGCGCCTGGCATTCCTGCATGATCGAGCGCACGTGATTGACGTCGTGCAGGGCCGACGATTCGAGGATCTCGAGCTCCAGCAGCCGTGGCGGCACGGCGGGGAATTCGTCGAGGATGGCGCGCAGCCGCCGCACGAAATCCGGGCGCTGGAAATGGCGTGCGGCGATGTTCACGCTGACGCCCCACAGCTGGCCCTTGCCGCCCCACGCGGTCAACTGTTGCAGGGCCTCGCGCAGCACCCATTCGCCGATGTCGGCAATGAGGTCGGTGTGCTCCACGGCGGGCAGGAACTCGGCGGGACCGAGAATGCCGCGCTGCGGATGGCGCCAGCGCAGCAGCGCTTCCATGCCGACGACGCGGCCGTGGCGCATGTCCACTTTCGGCTGGTAGTACAGGCACAGCTGGCCCGCCAGCAGTGCGTCGCGCACTTCGGTGCGGCGGTTGTGGTGGGTGCGGACCTGCTCGTCCAGCACCGCGTCGAAGAAGTGCACCTTGCGGCGGCCTTCGACCTTGGCCTGGTACAGCGCCTGGTCGGCGTGGCGCAGCAGGTTGTCGGCGCTGACGTCGCTGCCCTGGTACAGCG
Encoded proteins:
- the glcF gene encoding glycolate oxidase subunit GlcF, translating into MQTNLADFIKGTPQGDEAESILRACVHCGFCTATCPTYQLLGDELDGPRGRIYLIKQVLEGAPVSATTQLHLDRCLTCRNCESTCPSGVRYGRLADIGRDVVERRVRRSLPDRIKRYVLKEGMSRKAVFTPALRVGQVLRPLLSPALQDKLPPLRRATPWPTRRHARRMLVLDGCVQPGMAPNINAAAARVLDAVGIQLFAAPRAGCCGALRFHLNDQEGGRDHMRRNIDAWWPYVEEVEAIVMTASGCGATVREYGHLLAHDPVYAEKAARISALTRDLSEILPAFEGELARLAQRHAEPVAYHPPCTLQHGQQVRGKVEGLLRALGLEVRLCGESHLCCGSAGTYSLLHPELSLQLRDRKLEQLADTGAPRIVSANIGCIGHLQSGTQTPVEHWIELVDRMIGSR